A portion of the Candidatus Pristimantibacillus lignocellulolyticus genome contains these proteins:
- a CDS encoding DinB family protein: MNQSHQDSIHNYLQTPVIIRESVENLSPQLLSWKPTATAWSIQEIVGHLIDSNITNSYRIRKIISEPVSPIATFAHESWVDQQQFNDFSLTELLDIYDAITKYNGILLSKLSEEQWLSVGMKGDEQISIVHIIDKFICNHVSKHIGQIARNIGAFEAI; encoded by the coding sequence ATGAATCAATCTCATCAAGATTCCATCCATAATTATTTGCAAACACCCGTTATTATTCGCGAGAGCGTAGAAAACTTGTCTCCACAATTGTTATCTTGGAAACCAACAGCTACAGCTTGGAGCATTCAAGAAATTGTTGGACATTTGATCGATTCGAATATAACCAATTCTTATCGTATTCGTAAAATCATATCTGAACCAGTATCTCCAATTGCTACGTTTGCACATGAAAGCTGGGTAGACCAGCAACAATTCAATGACTTCTCACTAACTGAATTGCTTGATATATATGATGCAATTACGAAATATAATGGTATCTTGCTTAGTAAACTTTCAGAAGAACAATGGTTGTCTGTAGGTATGAAAGGTGATGAGCAAATATCTATCGTTCATATTATTGATAAATTTATATGTAATCATGTTAGTAAGCATATCGGTCAAATCGCTAGAAATATAGGTGCATTTGAAGCTATTTAA
- a CDS encoding amidohydrolase produces the protein MTLQSLLSEVDKLQPEAIQWRRYMHQHPELSFHENSTSQYIEQLLLSFDNLIVSRPTATSVMARLIGSTPGKVLAIRADIDALPIQEDTGLAFSSSNKGIMHACGHDGHTAIVLGVAKIFTKYFATHELAGEIRFIFQHAEELPPGGADEMIAAGVMDGVDWVIGAHLQSPVAVGKVGVVGGAMLASPDTFHITIKGKGGHAAQPHTTVDSIAIGAQIVTNLQHIVARATNPVEPLVVSVTQFIAGHAHNVIPGSVQMTGTVRAMEPTLREEVPRQMEQIIKGLTLAHGADYEFKYSYGYRPLINDPNVSKLVADTIVELFGEENLYTIKPSMAADDFSAYLNCAPGTYFNIGAGNIENGIIYPHHHPKFDIDERSLAIGMKVFVASTSKLLELF, from the coding sequence ATGACACTCCAATCATTACTATCTGAAGTTGATAAGCTGCAACCAGAAGCTATTCAATGGAGAAGATATATGCATCAGCATCCTGAACTTAGTTTTCATGAGAATTCTACTTCTCAATATATTGAGCAACTTTTATTGTCATTCGATAATCTAATAGTTAGTAGACCAACTGCGACTAGTGTAATGGCTAGATTAATTGGATCTACTCCAGGAAAAGTACTTGCGATTCGTGCAGATATTGATGCATTACCTATTCAAGAAGATACTGGCCTAGCTTTCAGCTCATCAAATAAAGGCATTATGCATGCTTGTGGTCATGATGGTCATACGGCAATTGTGTTAGGTGTAGCAAAAATATTTACAAAGTATTTCGCTACTCATGAACTTGCTGGAGAGATTCGTTTTATCTTTCAACATGCGGAGGAATTACCACCGGGTGGCGCAGATGAGATGATTGCCGCTGGTGTTATGGATGGTGTAGATTGGGTCATTGGTGCTCATCTTCAATCACCAGTAGCTGTAGGTAAAGTAGGAGTTGTCGGTGGTGCTATGCTAGCTTCTCCTGATACTTTCCATATTACGATTAAAGGTAAAGGTGGTCATGCTGCGCAGCCTCATACAACTGTTGATAGTATAGCGATCGGAGCTCAGATCGTTACGAATTTGCAACATATTGTTGCTCGCGCAACTAACCCTGTAGAACCACTAGTCGTATCTGTCACTCAATTCATCGCTGGGCATGCTCATAATGTTATTCCTGGTAGCGTGCAGATGACAGGAACGGTTCGAGCTATGGAACCAACATTAAGAGAAGAAGTGCCTCGTCAGATGGAGCAAATAATAAAAGGATTAACATTAGCGCACGGAGCAGATTATGAGTTCAAATATAGTTACGGTTATCGACCACTAATTAATGATCCCAATGTATCTAAATTGGTAGCCGATACGATTGTTGAATTGTTTGGCGAAGAAAACCTCTACACGATAAAACCTAGCATGGCAGCTGATGACTTCTCAGCGTATTTAAATTGTGCACCAGGTACTTACTTCAATATCGGCGCAGGTAATATAGAGAATGGTATCATATACCCTCACCATCATCCGAAATTCGATATTGATGAGCGTTCATTAGCGATTGGTATGAAAGTATTTGTCGCTTCGACTTCGAAGTTACTTGAGCTCTTCTAA
- a CDS encoding iron-sulfur cluster assembly accessory protein has protein sequence MITITELAGEKLGEMLAAEENDQMFLRVGVKEGGCSGFSYGMGFDDEEQEGDTLLDVNGLKVAVDAESSKYLRGLVIDYKEAAMSGGFTIENPNATATCGCGSSFRTATAAGNPAADPC, from the coding sequence ATGATTACAATTACTGAACTAGCAGGAGAAAAACTAGGTGAAATGCTTGCAGCAGAAGAAAATGATCAAATGTTTCTTCGTGTAGGTGTTAAAGAAGGTGGATGTAGCGGTTTCTCTTATGGTATGGGTTTTGATGATGAGGAGCAAGAGGGAGATACATTACTAGACGTTAATGGTCTTAAAGTTGCGGTTGATGCAGAAAGCTCAAAATATTTGCGAGGACTTGTTATTGACTATAAAGAAGCAGCGATGAGTGGTGGATTCACGATCGAGAATCCAAATGCTACAGCTACTTGTGGTTGTGGTTCTAGCTTCCGTACAGCTACTGCAGCGGGTAATCCAGCAGCAGATCCTTGTTAA
- a CDS encoding FAD-dependent oxidoreductase codes for MSYKLVVLGGGYGGLALINELLDKGLPKGTTITLVDRSPFQGLKTEFYSLAAGTVSDLQLRVAFPNSPSVNLALGEITEIDRELKVVHVVGHDPIQYDSLVIGLGCVDHYHGVEGAPQYANSLQTFQAARKAYTDLNNVKPYGQVTIVGGGLSGVEMASELRESRPDLNIALINRGPNLLGSFPSNVQTYVAEWFQEHNVNMLINTALHRIEPGLLYAESQSDPIEANAILWTAGIQPVALVQQLQAAKDKQGRLIVNDQYQLPDDPNIYVIGDCVSSEYSPSAQVAGLQGKRVAKILHAIWHNHTIHLEPFKLRGTLGALGKHNGFGVMGKLSMRGRIPRLIKSGVLWRSKHL; via the coding sequence ATGAGTTATAAGTTAGTCGTGCTTGGCGGTGGATACGGTGGGTTAGCCTTAATTAATGAGTTATTGGATAAAGGCTTACCTAAAGGCACAACGATTACTCTTGTGGATCGTTCACCATTTCAAGGATTAAAAACAGAATTTTATTCATTAGCTGCTGGCACGGTTTCTGATCTACAGCTACGAGTAGCTTTCCCTAATTCTCCCTCCGTAAATTTGGCATTGGGAGAAATTACCGAAATCGATCGTGAACTAAAGGTTGTACATGTAGTAGGACATGACCCTATTCAGTATGACTCACTCGTTATCGGACTAGGTTGTGTCGATCATTATCATGGTGTTGAAGGTGCGCCGCAGTACGCTAATAGCTTACAAACTTTTCAAGCTGCCCGAAAAGCTTATACGGATCTGAATAATGTAAAGCCTTATGGACAAGTTACCATTGTAGGCGGTGGACTTAGTGGAGTAGAAATGGCATCAGAACTACGTGAAAGTCGTCCAGATCTTAATATCGCACTAATTAATCGTGGTCCGAACCTATTAGGAAGTTTTCCCTCAAACGTACAAACTTATGTGGCAGAATGGTTCCAAGAACATAACGTTAATATGCTAATTAATACTGCATTACATCGTATTGAGCCCGGATTATTATATGCTGAGAGTCAATCTGATCCAATTGAGGCTAATGCTATTCTGTGGACCGCTGGAATACAACCGGTAGCATTAGTTCAGCAACTACAGGCTGCTAAAGACAAACAAGGCAGATTAATTGTAAATGATCAGTATCAATTACCAGATGATCCTAATATTTATGTTATTGGTGATTGCGTAAGTTCAGAATACTCCCCTAGTGCTCAAGTTGCAGGTTTGCAAGGTAAACGAGTAGCCAAAATCCTTCATGCAATATGGCATAATCATACGATTCATCTAGAACCATTCAAACTTAGAGGTACGCTAGGTGCACTTGGTAAGCATAATGGATTTGGCGTGATGGGAAAACTTTCAATGCGCGGAAGAATCCCTCGATTGATAAAAAGCGGTGTGTTATGGCGCTCTAAGCATTTATAG
- a CDS encoding YuzB family protein — protein MKPMIEFCAGNMHHGTEKLLDKYEADDNFEGIEYGCLGNCGECYLKPFALVNGTIVVADTVEDLEKKIEQFLIDEEDDMAALDKLIDTL, from the coding sequence ATGAAACCAATGATTGAGTTTTGTGCTGGCAATATGCACCACGGCACTGAAAAATTATTAGATAAATATGAAGCAGACGATAACTTTGAAGGAATAGAATACGGCTGTTTAGGTAATTGTGGCGAATGCTATTTGAAGCCATTTGCGCTTGTAAACGGAACGATCGTTGTAGCAGATACTGTTGAAGATCTGGAAAAGAAAATCGAGCAATTCCTAATTGATGAAGAAGATGATATGGCTGCTCTAGATAAGCTTATTGATACACTATAA
- a CDS encoding NifU family protein, with protein sequence MSEQVQDTKYDEVLDVLDKLRPFLQRDGGDVELVDVEEGIVKLRLVGACGSCPSSTITLKAGIERALLEEVDGIIEVVQVF encoded by the coding sequence ATGAGTGAACAAGTACAAGATACAAAATATGATGAAGTATTAGACGTTCTTGATAAACTTCGTCCATTTCTACAACGTGACGGCGGTGACGTCGAACTAGTTGATGTGGAAGAAGGTATCGTTAAACTTCGTCTAGTCGGTGCATGCGGAAGCTGCCCAAGTTCTACTATCACGCTTAAGGCAGGTATTGAGCGTGCACTTCTTGAAGAGGTAGACGGCATAATAGAGGTTGTTCAAGTATTCTAA
- a CDS encoding SDR family oxidoreductase: protein MFVELMGKKALITGSAKGLGKRTAIELASKGCSVMIHYMESEQEALEVQSQILGLGVDARVVQADIAKPEGINKLVAGVEAWGGVDILVNNAGPFVRERKLFQQYDEEMITSLVQGNLLSVMLLNHRLLPYMREKCWGRIIHFGFGHANEARAWPQRAVYAAAKTALVSFTKSLAVEEAPHGITVNLIGPGDIKGSYKEKSIHEVINDCDGETPIGRPGTGEDVARVILFLCDEKSSYLTGNIIDVTGGFDPIRANIVK from the coding sequence ATGTTTGTGGAGCTTATGGGGAAAAAAGCTTTAATTACTGGAAGCGCAAAAGGACTGGGAAAAAGGACTGCGATTGAACTTGCTTCAAAGGGTTGTAGTGTTATGATTCATTATATGGAAAGTGAACAGGAAGCATTGGAAGTACAGAGTCAGATACTCGGTCTTGGTGTGGATGCAAGAGTTGTACAAGCAGATATCGCAAAGCCTGAAGGCATTAATAAGCTTGTAGCAGGTGTCGAGGCTTGGGGTGGTGTAGACATTCTTGTTAACAATGCAGGTCCTTTTGTAAGAGAACGCAAATTATTCCAACAGTATGATGAAGAAATGATTACATCGCTAGTTCAAGGCAACTTATTATCGGTTATGTTATTGAACCATAGATTATTACCTTATATGCGTGAGAAATGTTGGGGAAGAATTATCCATTTTGGCTTTGGACATGCTAATGAGGCTCGTGCATGGCCACAACGAGCAGTATATGCAGCGGCCAAAACAGCACTTGTCTCATTTACGAAATCGCTAGCTGTAGAAGAAGCTCCTCATGGTATTACAGTTAACCTTATCGGGCCAGGAGACATTAAAGGGAGCTACAAAGAAAAGTCAATCCATGAAGTCATTAATGATTGTGATGGAGAGACGCCTATAGGTAGACCAGGTACCGGAGAAGATGTAGCTCGTGTTATTTTATTTTTGTGTGATGAGAAATCAAGCTATCTAACTGGAAACATTATCGATGTAACGGGTGGTTTTGATCCAATTCGAGCTAATATCGTGAAATAA
- a CDS encoding Cthe_2314 family HEPN domain-containing protein, producing the protein MLQFMFQQPEQPPTGMYAEVDKLLEKFASQMASRSGNSDENKEKWTKFEIWTLGLKASLQELYASHYAAQYFRTKITLPTIKEMDAEQKLDYSRYVYFDKNGFIRVFSLLDKLGTFLNELLELKTEKIKAHFSYFTVLRTMRERQVHVKLTKPLNEIKEQSKEPTHRLRKRRNTETHYMNSEMHDDLIQRTRMYGQELMLENLDQQMNDLSVGLDLAMQSIKLTFEYAQELLHRK; encoded by the coding sequence ATGCTACAGTTTATGTTTCAACAACCGGAACAACCACCGACAGGAATGTATGCAGAGGTAGACAAATTGTTAGAAAAGTTTGCTTCCCAGATGGCATCTCGTAGTGGTAATTCTGATGAGAACAAAGAAAAGTGGACGAAATTTGAAATTTGGACGTTAGGCTTAAAAGCATCACTCCAAGAATTATATGCAAGTCATTATGCTGCCCAATATTTTCGTACTAAGATTACGTTGCCGACGATAAAAGAGATGGACGCGGAACAAAAATTAGATTACTCTAGATATGTATATTTTGACAAAAATGGCTTTATAAGAGTTTTCTCGCTGCTTGATAAACTCGGTACTTTTTTGAATGAATTGTTGGAACTGAAAACTGAAAAAATTAAAGCGCATTTTTCTTATTTTACTGTTTTAAGAACGATGCGTGAACGACAAGTGCACGTTAAGTTAACTAAGCCATTGAATGAAATAAAGGAACAAAGCAAAGAACCTACCCATCGACTTCGAAAAAGAAGAAATACCGAAACACATTATATGAATTCTGAAATGCATGATGATTTAATTCAACGAACAAGGATGTACGGACAGGAATTAATGCTTGAGAATTTAGATCAACAGATGAATGATTTATCGGTCGGATTAGACTTAGCTATGCAATCAATTAAACTTACATTCGAATACGCTCAGGAGCTACTACATCGTAAGTGA
- a CDS encoding COX15/CtaA family protein: protein MVSKGFRFFALLSCIGMLLVLLAGALVTNTDSGRGCGDDWPLCHGKFIPAYTVETAIEWSHRLVSGLEGILVAGVFISIYRKYKREGIAFKEPMQYAWYALLFTIIQALMGAAAVKWYQSDAVMAIHFGISLIAFAATLLLVIWCHREKKGIVETTRYPRSLLPWALAISIYTYVVVYLGAFIRHTESSGGCLGWPLCNGEVVPELSGATGIAFIHRVAAAILGIVIIAMYFYIKRATGNSSLTKSSAAIVILVIAQIFSGAWLVYTIGNENWFLFTSLLHNLIIVALFGLLVDLVIRSWIYRKEE from the coding sequence ATGGTTTCAAAAGGTTTTAGATTTTTTGCATTGCTTTCATGCATAGGTATGCTACTTGTTCTACTAGCAGGTGCATTAGTAACTAATACAGATTCTGGTCGTGGTTGTGGCGATGATTGGCCGTTATGCCATGGTAAATTTATACCTGCTTATACGGTTGAAACTGCAATTGAATGGTCTCACAGATTAGTGAGTGGATTGGAAGGTATATTAGTAGCTGGCGTCTTTATTTCTATTTATCGTAAATACAAACGTGAAGGTATAGCTTTTAAAGAGCCAATGCAATATGCTTGGTATGCTCTATTATTTACTATTATTCAAGCATTAATGGGCGCCGCAGCTGTGAAATGGTATCAATCTGATGCTGTTATGGCGATACATTTTGGGATATCGTTAATTGCCTTTGCTGCAACGTTATTGCTCGTGATATGGTGTCATCGTGAGAAAAAGGGAATTGTAGAAACAACTCGTTATCCTCGATCTCTTTTGCCATGGGCTTTAGCTATTTCAATCTATACCTATGTTGTCGTCTATCTAGGAGCTTTCATCCGACATACTGAGTCATCAGGTGGTTGCCTTGGTTGGCCACTATGTAATGGCGAAGTTGTTCCGGAATTAAGTGGTGCTACTGGTATTGCTTTTATACACAGAGTAGCTGCTGCAATTTTAGGAATAGTTATAATCGCAATGTATTTCTACATTAAGCGAGCTACTGGAAACAGTTCATTAACGAAATCTTCAGCTGCTATTGTAATTTTAGTTATCGCTCAGATTTTCAGTGGAGCTTGGTTAGTGTATACTATTGGTAACGAAAATTGGTTTTTATTCACAAGTTTACTTCATAACTTAATAATTGTTGCGCTGTTCGGCTTATTAGTGGATCTTGTTATTCGCTCTTGGATATATCGCAAGGAAGAATGA
- a CDS encoding thioredoxin family protein, which yields MHKITTDSQYREQIANEHLTVIVFKTTWCGDCHYINPFMPELEEQYKGKVDFLEIDRDELPDLCSELNILGIPSFIAFKNGQELVRFVNKLRKTREEIEQFVNRALAIAEAV from the coding sequence ATGCATAAAATTACAACCGATTCACAATACCGTGAGCAAATTGCCAATGAACACTTAACGGTTATCGTATTTAAAACAACATGGTGTGGTGACTGTCATTACATTAATCCATTCATGCCTGAGTTAGAGGAACAATATAAAGGGAAAGTTGATTTCCTCGAAATCGATCGTGATGAATTACCTGATCTTTGTTCTGAATTAAACATTCTTGGAATTCCAAGCTTTATCGCATTCAAAAATGGCCAAGAGCTTGTTCGTTTTGTCAACAAATTACGTAAAACACGTGAGGAAATTGAACAGTTTGTGAACCGTGCGCTTGCTATAGCAGAAGCGGTCTAG
- a CDS encoding polysaccharide biosynthesis protein, with protein MLKKDSLLKGTLILAVAALVARLLGMVQRIPLEYMLDAEGLSAFIAANQIYLIALVIATAGFPSAISKMVSERMAAGKYQEAKRIYKAALVFGAVTGVLLASILVIFAPLYSTIIKQDSATLAIRAIAPTLILFPIIAMMRGYFQGRQMMAAGGISQVIEQISRIVLGLALGYYVLVLGFSDTDAAAAITFGNLFGSIGAFAVMIYYARKLKKQDQRFDQQSNAEARAALLPNQPYAYEHGSKIKFRTIYAEILKMSLPALVTSMTINLVYFFDTTFFARITEQVYTFTQSEEVYAILGNKAIPLAGIPPILAIALGSSIIPIISAAFARNDQREVNRQTSAVLKIVCITGVPIALFLTLAAYSVTGLLFPSPSGSDVVAMLCAGTILQITMMTTNSILYGMGKQRQTMVNTFVGLGAKIVVSSICGLYFGVYGFILGSTACFLAVTLLNLRLIRKDVQLQVLGKKWISYILAIVISAGVSILAHYAVLELTTGLSDKVSYLLTVIVSGSILGLLYGILLLKLHIVTTADVESLPGKLRGPMKKVMRVLRAG; from the coding sequence ATGTTGAAAAAAGATTCACTACTTAAAGGTACACTTATCCTTGCAGTAGCGGCACTAGTTGCGCGCTTGTTAGGAATGGTCCAACGTATTCCACTAGAGTATATGCTAGATGCAGAAGGACTAAGTGCGTTTATTGCTGCCAATCAAATATATCTGATTGCACTTGTTATTGCGACTGCAGGTTTCCCAAGTGCAATCAGTAAGATGGTTTCTGAAAGGATGGCAGCAGGGAAATATCAAGAAGCGAAACGCATATACAAAGCTGCACTAGTATTTGGTGCTGTAACGGGTGTACTATTAGCTTCCATATTAGTCATTTTTGCACCTCTATATTCAACGATAATTAAGCAAGATTCAGCTACATTGGCTATTCGTGCCATTGCTCCAACGCTTATACTGTTCCCGATTATTGCGATGATGCGTGGCTACTTCCAAGGTAGACAGATGATGGCTGCTGGAGGAATTTCACAAGTTATTGAACAAATATCTCGAATTGTGTTAGGTCTTGCACTTGGCTACTATGTACTAGTTCTAGGCTTTTCTGATACAGATGCAGCAGCAGCAATAACATTTGGTAATCTATTTGGTAGTATCGGAGCTTTTGCAGTAATGATCTACTATGCTCGCAAGCTGAAGAAACAAGATCAACGTTTTGATCAACAATCTAACGCCGAGGCTAGAGCAGCATTGTTGCCGAATCAACCTTATGCATATGAACATGGATCCAAAATCAAGTTCAGAACTATTTACGCTGAAATATTAAAAATGTCTCTTCCAGCTCTTGTCACATCGATGACCATTAATCTCGTATATTTCTTCGATACAACGTTTTTTGCACGTATCACTGAACAAGTTTATACATTTACTCAATCAGAAGAGGTATATGCTATTCTAGGAAATAAAGCGATACCGCTTGCTGGCATTCCACCAATATTAGCAATTGCATTGGGATCATCGATTATTCCAATCATTTCAGCTGCCTTTGCACGTAATGATCAACGTGAAGTGAATAGACAAACATCTGCTGTGTTGAAAATCGTATGTATAACTGGTGTGCCGATTGCACTGTTTCTAACCTTAGCAGCATACTCTGTTACAGGCTTATTATTTCCAAGTCCAAGCGGTAGTGATGTTGTAGCTATGCTTTGTGCAGGTACAATATTGCAAATCACCATGATGACAACTAACTCCATATTGTATGGTATGGGTAAACAGCGTCAGACTATGGTTAATACTTTTGTTGGTTTAGGAGCTAAAATAGTTGTTAGTAGCATTTGCGGTTTGTATTTTGGTGTTTACGGATTCATTCTTGGTTCAACAGCATGCTTCTTAGCAGTTACACTGCTTAACTTACGTTTAATACGCAAAGACGTGCAATTACAAGTGCTCGGTAAGAAATGGATTTCTTATATTTTAGCAATTGTTATTTCTGCTGGAGTAAGCATATTGGCGCATTATGCAGTTCTAGAACTTACAACTGGACTTTCTGACAAAGTATCATATCTTCTTACCGTAATTGTTTCTGGTAGTATATTAGGTTTATTATATGGCATATTGCTACTGAAGCTTCATATCGTAACGACAGCGGATGTCGAATCATTGCCTGGGAAATTACGCGGACCAATGAAGAAAGTTATGCGAGTTCTTAGAGCGGGTTAA
- a CDS encoding ThuA domain-containing protein: protein MINVTIWNEFLHEKQHEEVTRVYPEGIHIALQKGLSSDELNIRTATLEEAEHGLTEEVLQQTDVLVWWGHMGHDQVEDHIVDRVHARVMDGMGLIVLHSAHFSKIFKKLMGTGCDLKWREANEKERIWVVNPGHPIAAGLPEYITLEHEEMYGEHFDIPAPDELIFLSWFQGGEVFRSGCTFYRGQGKIFYFRPGHETFPTYYNEHILKVISNGIHWAKPTITASPVRGNHAPLEIL from the coding sequence ATGATTAATGTGACGATATGGAATGAATTTTTGCATGAAAAGCAGCATGAGGAAGTAACTAGAGTATACCCTGAAGGAATACATATAGCACTGCAAAAGGGTTTATCATCGGATGAGTTGAATATTCGTACAGCGACGCTTGAAGAAGCTGAACATGGATTAACGGAAGAAGTATTACAACAAACGGATGTTTTAGTATGGTGGGGACATATGGGGCATGATCAAGTAGAAGATCATATCGTTGATCGCGTTCATGCACGTGTTATGGATGGTATGGGACTTATCGTACTTCATTCAGCACATTTCTCTAAAATTTTCAAAAAGTTGATGGGGACAGGTTGTGACCTGAAATGGCGTGAAGCGAACGAGAAGGAGCGTATTTGGGTAGTTAATCCAGGTCATCCAATTGCAGCAGGCCTGCCAGAGTATATCACACTAGAACATGAGGAAATGTATGGTGAGCATTTCGATATTCCCGCTCCAGATGAATTAATTTTCCTAAGTTGGTTCCAAGGCGGAGAAGTATTCCGCAGTGGTTGTACGTTCTATCGTGGACAAGGTAAGATTTTCTACTTCAGACCGGGCCATGAGACATTCCCGACTTACTATAATGAGCATATTCTAAAAGTTATTAGCAATGGCATTCATTGGGCTAAGCCAACGATAACAGCTAGTCCAGTAAGAGGAAATCACGCACCACTCGAGATTCTATAG
- a CDS encoding DUF456 family protein has product MEILGIVLVVLLFIIGMIGTVYPVLPGVFAIYAAFFVHGFLISFEKFGFWFWFIQTIILVGLLIADYAVGAIGVKKFGGSKASIIGSTIGIIIGPFVIPAFGLILGPFIGAVVGELIMGTKFKKSLLIGWGSLVGLFSSIIVKIILQLIMIILYIIWVW; this is encoded by the coding sequence ATGGAAATATTAGGTATTGTATTAGTGGTTTTGCTTTTTATCATTGGTATGATCGGTACAGTATATCCTGTATTGCCAGGCGTATTTGCCATCTATGCAGCATTTTTTGTACATGGATTTTTGATTAGTTTCGAGAAGTTTGGGTTTTGGTTCTGGTTTATTCAAACGATAATTCTAGTTGGTTTACTTATCGCTGATTATGCTGTCGGTGCGATAGGAGTGAAAAAGTTTGGAGGGTCAAAAGCTTCTATAATCGGATCGACGATAGGAATAATTATTGGTCCGTTTGTAATTCCAGCTTTCGGATTAATATTAGGTCCATTCATAGGTGCTGTAGTAGGTGAATTAATAATGGGAACGAAGTTTAAGAAGTCATTACTTATTGGTTGGGGCTCATTAGTAGGCTTATTCAGTAGTATTATAGTGAAAATCATACTTCAACTCATTATGATTATCCTATATATAATTTGGGTGTGGTAA
- a CDS encoding Cof-type HAD-IIB family hydrolase, which produces MSQYKLIALDMDGTVLNDQSEISEENVHWINKAREAGVTVMFSTGRGFKKAIDYAEQLQLDSPIITVNGSEIWEKPYQLLDRTLLDHRWINKCYELAQRYSDAWFWAYTTDEIYNKENWQHITEQYDQYEWLKFGYYVEDIEMITALRHEVEQWGELEISNSSPYNIEINPFDTSKATALVKLCAHMGIKMDQVIAVGDSLNDIKAIQQCGLGVAMGNAQEEVKHAADYITASNNDHGVAEVIRKFIFNM; this is translated from the coding sequence ATGAGTCAATATAAACTAATTGCTTTAGATATGGATGGCACGGTACTTAATGATCAAAGTGAAATTAGTGAAGAAAATGTTCATTGGATAAATAAAGCTCGTGAAGCAGGAGTTACTGTAATGTTCTCGACCGGTCGAGGCTTCAAAAAAGCGATTGATTATGCTGAACAACTGCAGTTAGATTCACCTATCATAACGGTAAATGGAAGTGAAATTTGGGAGAAACCTTATCAGTTACTAGATCGTACATTATTAGATCATCGGTGGATTAATAAGTGCTATGAGCTTGCTCAACGTTATTCTGATGCTTGGTTTTGGGCATATACAACAGATGAAATATATAATAAAGAAAACTGGCAACATATCACTGAACAGTATGATCAGTATGAATGGTTGAAATTTGGTTATTACGTTGAGGATATTGAGATGATTACAGCATTGCGACATGAAGTAGAGCAGTGGGGAGAGCTTGAGATATCTAACTCATCACCATATAACATTGAGATCAACCCGTTCGATACTTCCAAAGCAACGGCTCTTGTGAAACTATGTGCGCATATGGGCATTAAGATGGATCAAGTTATTGCAGTGGGGGATAGTTTGAATGACATTAAAGCTATTCAACAATGTGGTTTAGGAGTGGCTATGGGAAATGCGCAAGAGGAAGTAAAACATGCTGCAGATTATATCACTGCATCCAATAATGACCATGGTGTAGCTGAAGTTATTAGGAAATTTATTTTTAATATGTAG